A window from Canis lupus baileyi chromosome 4, mCanLup2.hap1, whole genome shotgun sequence encodes these proteins:
- the LOC140631429 gene encoding LOW QUALITY PROTEIN: uncharacterized protein (The sequence of the model RefSeq protein was modified relative to this genomic sequence to represent the inferred CDS: inserted 1 base in 1 codon; deleted 4 bases in 3 codons) encodes MIENPPLWLKPFLTAKAGPTEILALRKAEKETDSTPQAPLHPVFQDSFPEDLILPPPYRAPPPPSAPPLETPGATEGAPPLPDKGVPVRGPAAGTRSQTHQTAPPLNAGPADSTALTLHAMGPPDETATQGSPNPRDLIGLLDTVLFTHQLTWDDCQQLLQVLFTIEEREQIQVEARKSVLGEDRQPTQNPDLINAAFPLSRPTWDYKSAEGKERLRVYRQTLMAGLKASTCKPTNLAKVYDVRQGKDESPAAFLERVIEAFRQYTPMNPEAPETKAAIIMAFVNQAAPDIKKXLQRVERLGEKSLQDLVIVAERVYNNRESLEEQQTKLSDRQTRNLAKILLATTMDDPQERRRYLKKLASGTSKEDGPGPRWECPKMNKNQCAYCKEEGHWVKSCPNKRSKAPAKILEMEDLDIRGVQGSAPLPEPRVTLKVEGQPVEFLVDTGAQHSVLLQPQGKLANKTSWVQGATRHQQNFEWTEAMNRAFNDLKQALLSAPVLGLPDLAKPFYLYVDEKDGVAKGVLVQYLGPWKRPIAYLSKKLDLVAAGCPPCLKIIAAVATMVKDADKLAMGQELHVTTPHAIEGVLKQPPDRWISNARLTHYQSLLLNPTRILLKPPTTLNLAMLLPNPDWDPPLHDCQEILAQVHRIRADLQDQPLLNADATWYTDGSSFVQEGVRYAGAAVTTETETVWAEPLAARTSAQRAELIALAKALTMGEGKRINIHNDSRYAFSTAHLHGALYRERGLLTAEGKTVKNKTEILELLRALWLPKALAIIHCPGHQKADTPVARGNRLADLKAKEAALLVTQVLATTRPDPGAPTLPDTPNYTDAGLHWIKRLPVTQCLRGWWRAADSSIILPEELGRRVLSKMHRSPHMGTRKMEDLIRHAKITIKDSQAKIEQIVASCHACQLTNATTHGSNPGTRLRGDRPGTYWEVDFTEVKPGKYGYRYLLVFVDTFSGWTEAFPTKHETAQTVTKKLLEDILPRYGFPVKIGSDNGPGFISKVTQGVALVLGADWKLHCAYRPQSSGQVERMNRTLKETLTKLALETGGDWVTLLPFALYRVRNSLYKMGLTPYEIMFGLPPPVIPNLKPEVLAEFDDHQLLFSLQMLQRTHEQVWPKLRALYETGHPRTPVPHRYRPGDWVYVQRYQHQTLQPRWKGPYIMILTTPTALKVDGITPWVHYTHVWPADPQAVLKDCSRMEKPTGQGQSPKAKTAPFSLISHLQDSLV; translated from the exons atgatcgagaatcccCCTCtttggctaaaaccatttttaaccGCCAAAGCAGGACCCACCGAGATTCTAGCCCTGCGGAAAGCCGAGAAGGAGACCGACTCTACACCCCAAGCGCCCCTTCATCCGGTCTTCCAGGATTCCTTCCCGGAGGACTTGATTCTCCCGCCACCCTAccgggcaccccctcccccttctgcccctccactggAGACACCGGGGGCTACAGAAGGGGCGCCACCCCTCCCTGACAAGGGAGTCCCTGTGCGTGGGCCAGCAGCGGGGACACGCAGTCAGACCCACCAGACGGCCCCACCTCTGAATGCAGGGCCGGCCGACTCCACCGCCCTTACTCTCCACGCCATGGGGCCCCCCGACGAGACTG ccacccagggatcccctaatccgagagatctaatcgggcttttagatactgttctctttacccaccagcTTACTTGGGATGACTGCCAACAACTCTTACAGGTTCTCTTCACCATCGAGGAGAGAGAACAAATTCAGGTGGAAGCCcggaagtctgtcctgggagaggacagacagccgactcaaaacccagacctcataaacGCTGCCTTTCCTTTATCCCGCCCCACCTGGGACTACAAgtcagctgaaggtaaggagagactccgggtctaccgccagactctaatggcaggtctcaagGCTTCCACgtgcaagcctaccaatctggccaaggtctatgatgtaagacagggtaaggatgagagtccagcagccttcttagagagagtcatagaggcttttagacagtacacccctatgaacccagaagccccggaaacaaaggccgcaattatcatggcttttgttaaccaggctgctccagacattaaaa aattgcaaagagtagagagactgggagagaagagcttgcaggacttagtgatagtagcagaacgagtctataataatagagaaagtctggaagaacaacaaaccaaactaagtgaccggcagacccgaaacctggccaagatcctgctggccacaaccatggacgacccacaggaaagacgaaggtacctcaagaagctggcttcagggaccagtaaggaggatggccctggtccccgc TGGGAGTGCCCTAagatgaacaaaaaccaatgcgCCTATTGCAAAGAGGAGGGCCACTGGGTAaaaagctgccctaacaaaagatctaaggcccctgccaagatttTGGAAATGGAGGACCTGGAC ATTAGGGGAGTTCAGGGTTCggcacccctccccgagcccagggtaactcttaaagtggaggggcaacctgttgaattcctagtggacactggggcacaacattcggttttattacaaccccaagggaaattggcaaacaaaacttcatgggtgcaaggggccaccAGGCACCAGCAAAATTTTGAATGGACAGAGGCCATGAACAGAGCCTTTAATGACCTTAAACAGGCCTTACTGTCTGCCCCGGTTCTTGGGTTGCCCGATCTAGCCAAGCCGTTCTACCTGTATGTGGACGAGAAAGACGGGGTGGCAAAAGGGGTCCTTGTCCAGTACTTAGGTCCCTGGAAGAGACCCATAGCCTATCTCTCCAAAAAGTTGGACCTGGTGGCTGCTGGATGCCCcccatgcttaaaaattattgctgCAGTGGCCACTATGGTCAAGGATGCAGACAAACTGGCCATGGggcaagaactgcatgttaccaccccacatgCTATtgaaggggtactcaaacagcccccagaccgctggatcagcaatgcccgtctgacccattatcagagcctgctgctaaaccccaccagaattttactTAAGCCACCAACAACCCTCAATCTGGCAatgctactccctaacccagactgggacccgcctctgcatgactgtcaagaaattttggcacaggtgcacAGAATCAGAGCTGATCTGCAGGACCAGCCACTGCTGAATgccgatgccacctggtacacggacggcagcagttttgtccaagAAGGAGTCAGATATGCGGGGGCAGCTGTAACCACGGAGAcggagaccgtctgggcggagccacTGGCAGCCAGAACATCTGCTCAACGGGCAGAACTGATCGCactggccaaggcgctgaccatgggggaaggtaaacgaataaacatccacaacgacagcaggtacgccttctCCACCGCTCACCTCCACGGAGCCCTTTATAGAGAGAGAGGGCTCctgacagcagagggaaagactgttaaaaacaaaacggagattcttgaactcctgagggccctctggctgcccaaggccctagccatcatccactgtcctgggcaccaaaaggcagacacaccagtagccaggggaaaccggctagctgatttaaaagcaaaggaggcagcccttttggtgacccaggtcttagcaaccacgcgaCCTGATCCAGGGGCACCGACCCTGcctgacacccccaactatactgatgctggcttacactggatcaaacgcttgcctgtgacccagtgcttgcgtggctggtggagggccgcagactccagcatcatcttgccagaggaactaggacggcgagtcctatccaaaatgcaTCGGAGTCCTCAcatgggaacaaggaagatggaagacctcatacgacatgcaaagatcactattaaagactctcaaGCAAAGATTGAGCAgattgtggcaagctgccacGCATGCCAGTTAACGAATGCCACcacccatggatctaacccaggcacccgGCTCCGAGGGGACCGCCCAGGaacctactgggaagtggacttcactgaggtaaaacctggaaaatacggatacaggtatttattagtgtttgtagatactttttcaggatggacagaggcatttcccaccaaacatgaaacggcacagaccgtgaccaagaaactgctggaagacatcttaccgaggtatggttttcctgttaagattgggtcagacaacggcccaggattcatctctaaggtaacacagggagtggcactagtacttggggcagattggaaattacattgtgcatataggccccagagctcaggacaggtagagaggatgaacagaacattaaaggagaccttaactaaattagccctggagactggtggggactgggtgactctcctcccctttgccctatatagggtgaggaactccctaTATAAGATGGGattgactccctacgagatcatgttcggtcttcctccacctgttatccccaatttaaaacctgaggtgcttgctgaatttgatgatcaccaacttcttttctccctccaaatgttacaaagaacccatgagcaggtgtggcctaagctgagggccctctatgagactggg cacccccggaccccagtcccccatcgatatcggccaggtgactgggtgtacgtgcagagataccaacaccagacacttcaacctcgctggaagggaccttacatcatgatcctgaccactcccaccgctctcaaggtcgacgggattactccctgggtccactacacccacgtctgGCCAGCTGACCCACAAGCAGTTCTCAAGGactgttccagaatggaaaagccaaccggacaaggacaatcccctaaagctaagactgcaccgttctcacttatttcccacctccaagactccctagtctga